The Candidatus Baltobacteraceae bacterium genome contains a region encoding:
- a CDS encoding SdpI family protein → MSRKKALLFGLVLALISVGLSAWSYPHAPALIPTHWDAAGHANGYMPKLWGLSVQPALLIGLCVLMLALPKISPTGFRFGQSTDVLNLIVVAVMVVEFVVGVAVVRASVGMAAPSSGFVLVLVGSLFVIIGNYMGKVRKNFFLGIRTPWTLASDEVWLRTNRLAGWLFVLGGIVFIVSGVVSGNSTGVLIGVVSAIVAVPIVYSYVVYKRIEGFEANGS, encoded by the coding sequence GGCTTTCCGCTTGGTCTTATCCGCATGCGCCGGCGCTGATCCCCACGCACTGGGATGCTGCGGGGCACGCTAATGGATACATGCCGAAGCTGTGGGGCCTTTCAGTGCAACCGGCCCTGCTCATAGGACTGTGCGTTCTCATGCTCGCGCTTCCAAAAATATCGCCAACGGGGTTTCGGTTCGGACAATCTACCGATGTATTGAACCTGATCGTCGTTGCCGTCATGGTGGTAGAATTCGTCGTCGGCGTCGCTGTAGTCCGCGCCTCGGTCGGGATGGCTGCACCCTCCAGCGGCTTCGTGCTCGTGCTGGTAGGCAGTCTATTCGTGATAATAGGGAACTATATGGGGAAAGTTCGCAAGAACTTTTTCTTGGGGATTCGCACTCCTTGGACCCTGGCGAGCGATGAAGTATGGCTACGGACGAACAGACTCGCCGGTTGGCTCTTCGTCCTTGGCGGCATCGTTTTCATCGTGAGTGGCGTGGTGAGCGGTAATTCCACCGGTGTACTCATCGGTGTGGTTTCGGCCATCGTCGCTGTGCCGATCGTTTATTCGTACGTCGTTTACAAGAGGATCGAGGGCTTCGAAGCAAATGGCTCATAG
- the katG gene encoding catalase/peroxidase HPI: MSESTCPVHPKAHVGRHNRDWWPEQLRLSILRQNSPQSNPMGADFDYAKEFEKLDLAALKRDLRELMTDSQDWWPADFGHYGPLFIRMAWHAAGTYRIADGRGGAGGGQQRFAPLNSWPDNVNLDKARRLLWPIKQKYGKQISWADLLVLTGNVALESMGFKTFGFAGGRPDQWEPDESVYWGAEDIWLADERYAGERVLENPLAAVQMGLIYVNPEGPNGNPDPLKAAIDIRETFRRMAMNDEETVALIAGGHTFGKTHGAGDPTHVGREPEGADIALQGLGWKSSFGKGHSEHTIGGGPEVTWTTTPTKWSNNFFESLFKNEWELTKSPAGAKQWIAKNGAAPVPDAHDPKKHHKPTMLTTDLALRFDPIYEKISRRFYEHPDQLADAFARAWFKLTHRDMGPRARYLGPEVPKEELIWQDPVPAVDYRPIDERDVDALKKQIAGSGLSVSQLVSTAWASASTFRGSDKRGGANGARIRLEPQKRWEVNRPAQLATVLKKLEEIASSFNGAQSGGKKVSLADLIVLAGNVGVEQAAKKAGFDVTVPFAPGRTDATPEQTDVESFAVLEPVADGFRNYVKNRVGIPTEMMLVDKAQLLTLTAPEMTVLVGGMRVLDTNADGSKHGVLTKRPGVLTNDFFVNLLDMSGEWKASSKDQTDRTVYERHNRKTGAVEWTATRVDLIFGSNSELRALAEVYASADAGRKFVDDFVAAWTKVMNADRYDLLRREAATAVA; this comes from the coding sequence TTGTCTGAGAGCACGTGTCCTGTGCACCCGAAGGCTCACGTTGGCCGTCACAACCGCGACTGGTGGCCCGAGCAGCTTCGTCTATCGATCTTGCGCCAAAATTCCCCGCAATCGAATCCGATGGGCGCTGATTTCGACTACGCCAAGGAATTCGAAAAACTCGATCTTGCGGCGCTGAAGCGCGATCTGCGCGAACTGATGACCGATTCGCAGGATTGGTGGCCGGCAGATTTCGGTCACTATGGGCCGCTCTTCATTCGTATGGCGTGGCACGCTGCCGGTACGTATCGCATCGCGGACGGACGCGGCGGCGCCGGCGGAGGACAACAACGCTTCGCTCCGCTCAACAGCTGGCCGGACAACGTGAATCTGGATAAGGCTCGCCGGCTGCTCTGGCCGATCAAGCAAAAATACGGCAAGCAGATCTCGTGGGCGGATCTCTTGGTGCTCACCGGCAACGTTGCGCTCGAATCGATGGGCTTCAAGACGTTCGGCTTCGCCGGCGGGCGGCCCGACCAATGGGAGCCCGACGAGTCGGTCTATTGGGGTGCCGAAGACATCTGGCTCGCCGACGAGCGATACGCGGGAGAACGGGTTCTCGAGAACCCTTTGGCCGCGGTGCAGATGGGCTTGATCTACGTGAACCCCGAAGGGCCGAACGGCAATCCCGACCCGCTCAAAGCTGCGATCGATATTCGCGAGACGTTTCGCCGCATGGCGATGAACGACGAAGAGACGGTAGCGCTGATCGCGGGCGGCCATACCTTTGGGAAGACCCACGGCGCGGGTGATCCGACCCACGTCGGGCGCGAACCTGAAGGCGCCGACATCGCGCTGCAGGGCCTGGGGTGGAAGAGTTCGTTCGGGAAGGGACACAGCGAACACACCATCGGCGGCGGTCCCGAGGTGACGTGGACCACCACCCCGACCAAATGGAGCAACAACTTCTTCGAATCATTGTTCAAAAACGAGTGGGAGCTGACCAAGAGTCCGGCCGGAGCAAAACAGTGGATCGCCAAGAACGGCGCGGCCCCGGTGCCGGATGCGCACGACCCCAAGAAGCACCACAAGCCGACCATGCTGACGACCGATCTCGCGTTGCGGTTCGATCCGATCTACGAGAAGATCTCGCGCCGCTTTTACGAGCATCCCGACCAACTCGCGGACGCATTTGCGCGTGCGTGGTTCAAGTTGACGCACCGCGATATGGGGCCGCGGGCACGTTATCTCGGTCCGGAGGTGCCGAAGGAAGAGCTCATTTGGCAAGATCCGGTACCGGCGGTCGATTATCGGCCGATCGACGAACGCGACGTCGACGCGCTCAAAAAGCAAATCGCCGGCTCGGGGCTCTCGGTCTCGCAGCTGGTCTCGACCGCGTGGGCATCGGCTTCCACGTTCCGCGGTTCCGACAAACGCGGCGGCGCGAACGGCGCACGTATTCGGCTCGAGCCGCAAAAGCGTTGGGAGGTCAACCGGCCGGCGCAACTGGCAACGGTGCTCAAGAAGCTCGAGGAGATTGCCAGTTCGTTCAACGGCGCGCAATCCGGCGGCAAAAAGGTCTCGCTCGCCGATTTGATCGTGCTGGCGGGCAATGTCGGCGTTGAACAAGCCGCGAAGAAAGCTGGGTTCGACGTGACCGTGCCGTTCGCGCCGGGACGCACCGACGCGACGCCAGAGCAAACCGACGTAGAATCGTTCGCCGTACTCGAGCCGGTGGCCGACGGCTTCCGTAACTACGTCAAGAACCGCGTCGGCATTCCAACCGAGATGATGCTGGTGGACAAGGCGCAGCTCTTGACGCTGACCGCGCCCGAGATGACCGTTCTGGTCGGCGGAATGCGCGTGCTCGATACCAATGCCGACGGTTCCAAGCACGGCGTCCTCACCAAGCGGCCCGGGGTGCTTACCAACGATTTCTTCGTGAATCTGCTCGACATGAGCGGCGAATGGAAAGCATCGTCAAAAGACCAGACGGATCGGACAGTATACGAGCGTCACAACCGTAAGACCGGCGCGGTCGAATGGACCGCAACGCGGGTCGATCTCATCTTCGGATCCAACTCCGAACTGCGCGCACTCGCCGAAGTCTACGCAAGCGCGGACGCGGGGCGCAAATTTGTCGACGATTTCGTCGCCGCATGGACGAAGGTCATGAATGCGGATCGCTACGATCTCTTGCGACGCGAGGCTGCGACAGCGGTCGCTTAG